One segment of Leeia aquatica DNA contains the following:
- the rplF gene encoding 50S ribosomal protein L6 gives MSRVAKNPVALPSGVSATITAGDITVKGPLGSLSQALTGAVKVEQTGNDLVFSAAEETRHARAMSGTLRALVANMVKGVSVGFERKLQLVGVGYRAAAAGDVVNLTLGFSHPVAHKLPEGVKAETPTQTEIVLKGADKQRVGQTAAEIRAYRSPEPYKGKGIRYADEVVVIKETKKK, from the coding sequence ATGTCTCGAGTAGCTAAGAATCCGGTTGCCCTGCCTAGCGGCGTGAGCGCAACCATCACCGCTGGCGACATTACCGTCAAGGGCCCGCTCGGTTCGCTGAGCCAGGCGCTGACGGGTGCAGTCAAGGTGGAACAAACCGGTAATGACCTGGTGTTTTCCGCGGCTGAAGAAACCCGTCACGCACGTGCCATGTCCGGTACGCTGCGCGCGCTGGTGGCCAATATGGTCAAAGGCGTGAGCGTGGGCTTCGAGCGCAAGCTGCAGCTGGTTGGCGTGGGTTACCGTGCCGCTGCTGCCGGCGACGTGGTGAACCTGACGCTGGGCTTCTCCCACCCTGTGGCACACAAGCTGCCGGAAGGTGTGAAGGCCGAAACCCCGACGCAGACTGAAATTGTGCTGAAGGGTGCGGACAAACAGCGTGTTGGTCAGACTGCTGCCGAAATTCGCGCGTACCGTTCTCCTGAGCCTTACAAGGGCAAGGGGATCCGCTACGCCGATGAGGTGGTGGTGATCAAAGAAACCAAGAAGAAATAA
- the secY gene encoding preprotein translocase subunit SecY — MANANPLAAVAGKFGDLKQRLWFLLLALIVYRIGTYIPIPGIDPAQLAKLFSDNQNGLAGLFNMFSGGAVQRASVFVLGISPYITASILMQLAAEMLPSLKELKKDGEAGRRKVTQYTRYATLVLALFWAFFMARSQMALRLPNVSPAEFVLTTMVSLVAGSMFLMWLGEQITERGLGNGISVLITAGIVSGLPGAISHVLTLAASDSRWILGSILLLVFALLVVAAVVFVERGQRKLIVNYQRRQVGNKVMQAQSSHMPLKVNMSGVMPAIFGSTLLLIPTTITGFAGNSENPVMLALKDISSMMQVGSPLHMVLFAAAIIFFSYFYTALTFNPKDMADNLKKSGAVLPGVRPGEQTGRYIEAVVLRLTLTGALYMVAVCLIPDFLSSALNTQILFGGTSILIVVVVSMDFMAQVQAQMMSQQYESLLKKANFKGAN; from the coding sequence ATGGCTAATGCAAACCCGTTGGCCGCTGTTGCGGGCAAGTTTGGTGACCTGAAGCAGCGGCTGTGGTTTTTGCTGCTGGCCTTGATTGTGTACCGGATCGGGACCTATATCCCGATTCCGGGCATCGATCCGGCGCAATTGGCCAAGCTGTTCTCGGATAACCAGAACGGTTTGGCTGGCTTGTTCAACATGTTCTCCGGCGGCGCGGTACAGCGTGCGTCGGTGTTCGTGTTGGGCATTTCGCCTTACATCACCGCTTCGATCCTGATGCAACTGGCTGCAGAAATGCTGCCGTCGCTGAAGGAGCTGAAGAAAGATGGTGAGGCAGGCCGCCGCAAGGTTACGCAGTACACCCGTTATGCGACGTTGGTGCTGGCGCTGTTCTGGGCCTTCTTCATGGCGCGCTCGCAAATGGCGCTGCGCTTGCCTAATGTCAGCCCGGCAGAGTTTGTGCTGACCACCATGGTGAGCCTGGTTGCGGGTTCGATGTTCCTGATGTGGCTGGGTGAGCAGATTACGGAACGGGGTCTGGGCAATGGTATCTCGGTGTTGATCACCGCGGGTATTGTGTCGGGCCTGCCGGGTGCCATCAGCCATGTGTTGACCTTGGCTGCCAGCGATTCCCGCTGGATTCTGGGGTCGATCCTGCTGCTGGTGTTTGCCTTGCTGGTTGTCGCTGCGGTGGTGTTTGTGGAGCGGGGTCAGCGCAAGCTGATCGTGAACTATCAGCGCCGTCAGGTGGGCAACAAGGTGATGCAGGCGCAGTCCAGCCACATGCCGCTGAAGGTCAACATGTCGGGTGTGATGCCCGCCATCTTTGGCTCGACCCTGCTGTTGATCCCGACGACCATTACCGGTTTTGCGGGTAACAGTGAAAACCCGGTGATGCTGGCGTTGAAAGACATTTCCAGCATGATGCAGGTGGGTAGCCCGTTGCATATGGTGTTGTTTGCCGCTGCGATCATTTTCTTCAGCTACTTCTATACCGCCCTGACCTTCAACCCGAAGGACATGGCAGACAACCTGAAGAAGAGTGGTGCCGTACTGCCAGGTGTGCGTCCAGGTGAGCAAACCGGGCGTTACATTGAGGCGGTGGTGTTGCGGTTGACGTTGACGGGTGCGTTGTACATGGTGGCGGTGTGTTTGATCCCCGACTTCCTGTCCAGTGCCCTGAATACCCAGATCCTGTTTGGGGGGACGTCAATCCTGATCGTTGTCGTCGTGTCGATGGACTTCATGGCTCAGGTCCAGGCGCAGATGATGTCCCAGCAATACGAAAGTCTCTTGAAGAAAGCCAACTTCAAGGGCGCCAATTAA
- the rpsQ gene encoding 30S ribosomal protein S17: MTDVKVNRSLTGRVVSDKMNKTVTVLVERRVKHPLYGKVIRLSKKYHAHDENNEYGIGDVVVIEECRPISRTKAWTVKQLVEKAR; encoded by the coding sequence ATGACTGATGTGAAAGTTAACCGCTCGCTGACCGGTCGTGTTGTCAGCGACAAGATGAACAAGACCGTTACGGTCCTGGTCGAACGTCGCGTGAAGCACCCGCTGTATGGCAAGGTGATTCGTCTGTCGAAGAAGTATCACGCACATGACGAAAACAACGAGTATGGTATTGGTGACGTGGTGGTGATTGAAGAGTGCCGCCCGATCTCCCGGACCAAAGCATGGACCGTGAAGCAGCTGGTTGAGAAAGCTCGCTGA
- the rpsE gene encoding 30S ribosomal protein S5 gives MAKVEMDDRNEGLREKMVSVNRVTKVVKGGRILGFAALTVVGDGDGGIGMGKGKSKEVPVAVQKAMEEARRKMAKVPMKNGTFHHTAVGRHGATTVMIQPAPDGTGIKAGGAMRAVFEVMGVHNVSAKCHGSTNPYNVVRATINGLLAMSTAADIAAKRGKTVEEILG, from the coding sequence ATGGCCAAAGTTGAGATGGACGATCGCAACGAGGGTTTGCGCGAAAAGATGGTCTCCGTCAACCGTGTGACCAAGGTGGTGAAGGGTGGCCGTATTCTGGGCTTCGCTGCACTGACCGTGGTGGGTGACGGAGACGGTGGCATCGGCATGGGCAAGGGCAAGTCGAAAGAAGTGCCGGTTGCCGTGCAAAAGGCAATGGAAGAAGCACGTCGCAAGATGGCTAAGGTGCCGATGAAGAATGGTACCTTCCACCACACCGCTGTGGGCCGTCATGGTGCAACCACCGTGATGATCCAGCCGGCACCTGATGGTACCGGTATCAAGGCTGGTGGCGCGATGCGTGCCGTATTCGAGGTGATGGGCGTGCACAATGTGTCCGCCAAGTGCCACGGTTCGACCAATCCGTACAACGTGGTTCGTGCGACGATCAATGGCCTCTTGGCCATGTCGACCGCTGCGGACATTGCTGCCAAGCGCGGCAAGACCGTTGAAGAAATTCTGGGGTAA
- the rplX gene encoding 50S ribosomal protein L24 → MQKIRKGDDVIVIVGKDKGKRGTVKVVQADGYIVVEGVNVAKKHVKPNPVKGVAGGIVAVEKPLHASNVALFNPATQKADRVGFKLLEDGKKVRVFKSNGEQVGA, encoded by the coding sequence ATGCAGAAAATTCGCAAAGGCGACGATGTCATCGTGATCGTCGGTAAAGACAAGGGCAAGCGTGGCACCGTGAAGGTGGTTCAGGCCGATGGCTATATCGTCGTCGAGGGTGTGAACGTTGCCAAGAAACACGTCAAGCCGAACCCGGTCAAGGGTGTGGCTGGCGGGATTGTTGCTGTTGAAAAGCCGCTGCACGCTTCGAACGTGGCGCTGTTCAACCCGGCAACGCAGAAGGCCGACCGCGTCGGCTTCAAGCTGCTTGAAGATGGCAAGAAAGTGCGTGTCTTCAAGTCCAATGGCGAACAGGTTGGGGCGTAA
- the infA gene encoding translation initiation factor IF-1 — MAKEETIQMQGEVLENLPNATFRVKLENGHVILGHISGKMRMHYIKILPGDKVTVELTPYDLSKARIIFRAK; from the coding sequence ATGGCAAAGGAAGAAACAATCCAGATGCAGGGCGAGGTTCTTGAGAACCTACCCAATGCAACGTTCCGGGTGAAGCTCGAAAACGGCCATGTCATTCTGGGACATATTTCCGGCAAGATGCGTATGCACTACATCAAGATCCTGCCGGGCGACAAGGTAACCGTTGAACTGACCCCTTATGACCTGAGCAAGGCTCGGATCATTTTCCGGGCGAAGTAA
- the rplP gene encoding 50S ribosomal protein L16 has product MLQPTRTKFRKQQKGRNKGIATRGTNVNFGEFGLKATGRGRLTARQIEAARRAMTRYIKRGGRIWIRVFPDKPISSKPAEVRMGNGKGSPEYWVAEIQPGKVLYEMDGVSEEVAREAFRLAAAKLPFLTTFVVRMVGQQ; this is encoded by the coding sequence ATGCTGCAGCCAACTAGGACTAAGTTCCGCAAGCAACAGAAGGGTCGCAACAAGGGTATCGCGACCCGTGGCACGAACGTCAACTTTGGCGAATTCGGCCTGAAGGCGACCGGCCGTGGCCGTCTGACCGCGCGTCAGATCGAAGCTGCCCGTCGTGCGATGACCCGTTACATCAAGCGCGGTGGCCGTATCTGGATCCGTGTGTTCCCGGACAAGCCGATCTCCTCCAAGCCGGCTGAAGTGCGGATGGGTAACGGTAAGGGTAGTCCGGAATACTGGGTTGCAGAAATCCAGCCGGGCAAGGTGTTGTATGAGATGGACGGCGTGAGCGAAGAAGTTGCCCGCGAAGCCTTCCGTCTGGCGGCAGCCAAGCTGCCGTTCCTGACGACCTTTGTGGTCAGAATGGTGGGTCAACAATGA
- the rpsS gene encoding 30S ribosomal protein S19, which yields MARSIKKGPFVDGHLLKKVETVRATNDKRPIKTWSRRSTVLPDFVGLTIAVHNGRQHVPVYVNENMVGHKLGEFALTRTFKGHAADKKAKR from the coding sequence ATGGCACGTTCCATTAAAAAGGGCCCGTTTGTTGACGGTCACCTGCTCAAGAAAGTCGAGACCGTGCGCGCGACCAACGACAAGCGCCCGATCAAGACCTGGTCTCGTCGTTCCACCGTTCTGCCGGATTTCGTGGGCCTGACCATCGCCGTTCATAACGGTCGTCAGCACGTTCCGGTGTACGTGAACGAAAACATGGTTGGCCACAAGCTCGGCGAATTCGCGCTGACCCGTACGTTCAAGGGTCACGCTGCCGACAAGAAGGCAAAGCGCTAA
- the rpmD gene encoding 50S ribosomal protein L30, which produces MSDKKTIKVTLVKSLIGRLESHRACVRGLGLRRVGSSAVVLDTPENRGMINKVHYLLKCEG; this is translated from the coding sequence ATGTCTGACAAGAAAACCATCAAGGTGACCTTGGTCAAGAGCCTGATCGGTCGTCTGGAATCCCACCGCGCCTGCGTGCGTGGCCTCGGTCTGCGCCGGGTCGGCAGCAGCGCTGTGGTGCTGGATACCCCGGAAAACCGCGGCATGATCAACAAGGTTCATTACCTGCTGAAGTGCGAGGGTTAA
- the rpsH gene encoding 30S ribosomal protein S8 — MSMSDPIADMLTRIRNAQQAGKSSVAMPSSSLKVAIAAVLKDEGYVDAFSVADEAGNKKTLTIELRYYAGRPVIERLERVSRPGLRIYKGRDDMPTVMNGLGVAIVSTSRGVMTDRKARAQGVGGELLCVVA, encoded by the coding sequence ATGAGCATGAGTGATCCGATTGCGGATATGCTGACTCGCATCCGGAATGCCCAGCAGGCTGGCAAGTCGTCTGTGGCAATGCCGTCGTCCTCCCTGAAGGTGGCTATTGCCGCCGTGCTGAAGGACGAAGGCTATGTGGATGCGTTCTCCGTGGCTGATGAAGCGGGTAACAAGAAAACTCTGACCATCGAACTGCGTTACTACGCAGGTCGCCCGGTCATTGAGCGCCTCGAGCGCGTTTCCCGTCCTGGTCTGCGGATTTATAAGGGCCGTGACGACATGCCGACCGTGATGAACGGTCTGGGCGTGGCCATCGTTTCCACCTCGCGTGGCGTGATGACCGATCGCAAGGCCCGTGCACAAGGCGTCGGCGGCGAACTGCTGTGCGTCGTGGCATAA
- the rplO gene encoding 50S ribosomal protein L15 — MFLNTIQPAEGSKHAKRRVGRGIGSGLGKTAGRGHKGQKSRSGGFHKVGFEGGQMPLQRRLPKRGFNSLTRGDVVEVRLSELAKLPVTDVDLLVLKQAGVVSGRAKGAKLVLSGTVDRAYKLSGVLATKGAAAAIVAAGGSVGE, encoded by the coding sequence ATGTTTTTGAACACGATTCAGCCGGCTGAAGGCAGCAAGCACGCCAAGCGTCGCGTCGGTCGCGGTATCGGCAGCGGCCTGGGCAAGACTGCTGGCCGTGGTCACAAAGGTCAGAAGTCCCGTTCCGGCGGTTTTCACAAGGTGGGCTTTGAAGGCGGTCAAATGCCGCTGCAACGCCGCCTGCCGAAGCGCGGTTTCAACTCCCTGACCCGTGGCGATGTGGTGGAAGTGCGTCTGTCCGAGCTGGCCAAGCTGCCGGTGACCGATGTGGATCTGCTGGTCCTGAAGCAAGCCGGTGTGGTTTCCGGCCGTGCCAAGGGTGCCAAGCTGGTTCTGTCCGGTACGGTTGACCGCGCTTACAAGCTGTCCGGCGTCCTGGCAACCAAGGGTGCAGCAGCAGCCATCGTTGCTGCTGGTGGCTCGGTGGGTGAATAA
- the rpmC gene encoding 50S ribosomal protein L29 produces MKASELRAKSPAELQEELLSLLKAQFGLRMQHATQQLAKTSELKNVRRDIARVRTLLREKAE; encoded by the coding sequence ATGAAAGCCTCTGAACTGCGTGCAAAAAGCCCGGCAGAGCTGCAGGAAGAACTGCTGTCGCTGCTGAAGGCGCAATTTGGCCTGCGTATGCAGCATGCCACTCAGCAACTGGCCAAGACCAGCGAACTGAAGAACGTACGCCGCGACATCGCTCGCGTTCGTACCCTTCTGCGTGAAAAGGCGGAATAA
- the rplV gene encoding 50S ribosomal protein L22 encodes MQVSAVLKNARLSAQKCRLVADLVRGKSVDQALNILQFSPKKGATLIRALLESAIANAEHNEGADIDTLKITTIYVDKGPSLKRFSARAKGRGNRIEKQTCHVTLTVGE; translated from the coding sequence ATGCAAGTTTCTGCTGTATTGAAGAATGCTCGCCTCTCGGCGCAAAAATGCCGTCTGGTGGCTGATCTGGTCCGTGGCAAGTCCGTGGACCAGGCTTTGAACATCCTGCAGTTCTCGCCGAAGAAGGGTGCCACCCTGATTCGCGCGCTGCTGGAATCCGCGATTGCCAACGCCGAGCATAACGAAGGCGCTGACATTGACACGTTGAAGATCACCACGATCTACGTGGACAAGGGTCCTTCCCTGAAGCGTTTCTCCGCCCGTGCAAAGGGCCGTGGGAACCGCATCGAGAAGCAGACGTGTCACGTTACGCTGACTGTTGGTGAATAA
- the rpsM gene encoding 30S ribosomal protein S13, whose translation MARIAGVNIPNHQHAEIALTAIYGIGRTRARVICDKAGVGYSTKMKDVSDADMEKLRDEVAKFTVEGDLRREVTMSIKRLMDLGCYRGMRHRRGLPVRGQRTRTNARTRKGPVKVVSNKK comes from the coding sequence ATGGCCCGTATTGCAGGCGTAAATATTCCGAATCATCAGCATGCTGAGATCGCGCTGACCGCCATTTATGGTATCGGCCGCACTCGTGCGCGGGTGATTTGTGACAAGGCTGGTGTTGGTTACAGCACCAAGATGAAGGACGTCAGCGACGCTGACATGGAAAAGCTGCGTGACGAAGTCGCAAAGTTCACCGTTGAAGGTGACCTGCGCCGTGAAGTGACGATGAGCATCAAGCGACTGATGGACCTGGGCTGCTACCGCGGCATGCGTCATCGCCGTGGTTTGCCGGTGCGCGGCCAGCGTACCCGCACCAATGCGCGCACTCGCAAGGGTCCGGTCAAGGTCGTTTCCAACAAGAAGTAA
- the rpsK gene encoding 30S ribosomal protein S11, with product MAKATAARVRKKVKKSVAEGIVHVHASFNNTIITITDRQGNALSWATAGGAGFKGSRKSTPFAAQVAAEQAGKVAQEYGVKNLEVRIKGPGPGRESAVRALNALGFKITSISDVTPVPHNGCRPPKKRRI from the coding sequence ATGGCTAAGGCTACTGCTGCGCGCGTGCGCAAGAAGGTCAAGAAGAGTGTTGCGGAAGGCATCGTCCACGTACACGCTTCTTTCAACAACACCATCATCACCATCACCGACCGTCAGGGCAACGCCCTGTCGTGGGCGACGGCGGGTGGCGCTGGCTTCAAGGGTTCTCGCAAGAGTACCCCGTTTGCTGCGCAGGTGGCTGCTGAGCAAGCTGGCAAAGTGGCTCAGGAGTATGGAGTCAAAAACCTGGAAGTGCGTATCAAGGGCCCGGGCCCGGGTCGCGAATCCGCAGTGCGTGCTCTGAACGCACTCGGCTTCAAGATCACCAGCATTTCCGACGTGACGCCGGTCCCGCACAACGGGTGCCGTCCGCCGAAGAAGCGTCGCATCTAA
- the rpsN gene encoding 30S ribosomal protein S14, with translation MAKLALINREEKREKLVAKFAAKREALIAIINNQSLSEEERFAARVKLQALPRNSSPVRLRNRCQLTGRARGVFRKFGLGRSKLRDAAFRGEVPGMTKASW, from the coding sequence ATGGCTAAGTTGGCGTTGATCAACCGTGAAGAAAAGCGTGAAAAGCTGGTGGCCAAGTTTGCCGCCAAGCGCGAAGCGCTGATTGCCATCATCAACAACCAGTCGCTGAGCGAAGAAGAACGTTTCGCCGCACGCGTCAAGCTGCAAGCGCTGCCGCGCAATTCCAGCCCGGTGCGTCTGCGTAATCGTTGCCAGCTCACCGGTCGTGCGCGTGGCGTGTTCCGCAAGTTCGGTCTGGGTCGCAGCAAGTTGCGTGATGCAGCTTTCCGCGGCGAAGTGCCGGGCATGACCAAAGCAAGCTGGTAA
- the rplR gene encoding 50S ribosomal protein L18, giving the protein MDKKQSRLRRARKTRARIAEQKQVRLTVYRSNTHIYAQIIAANGSEVLAAASSLDKDVRTSLSNGGNIKAAELIGQRIAEKAKAAGVTQVAFDRSGFQYHGRIKALADAARANGLEF; this is encoded by the coding sequence ATGGATAAGAAACAGTCTCGTCTGCGCCGCGCACGCAAAACCCGTGCACGCATTGCAGAGCAGAAGCAAGTTCGCCTGACGGTGTACCGTAGCAACACCCATATCTACGCGCAGATCATTGCGGCTAACGGCTCGGAAGTGCTGGCTGCTGCCTCTTCGCTGGATAAGGATGTGCGCACGTCGCTGAGCAATGGCGGCAACATCAAAGCGGCAGAGCTGATCGGCCAGCGTATCGCTGAAAAGGCGAAGGCTGCCGGCGTCACTCAGGTTGCGTTCGACCGCTCTGGCTTCCAATACCACGGCCGTATCAAGGCACTGGCTGATGCAGCCCGCGCCAACGGTCTTGAGTTCTAA
- the rpsC gene encoding 30S ribosomal protein S3, with translation MGQKIHPTGFRLAVTKNWASKWYASSRNFGKMLNEDLQVREYLKKKLSHAAVSRVVIERPAKNAKITIFSARPGVVIGKKGEDIEGLRSALQKMLGVPVHVNIEEVRKPETDAQLIADNIAAQLEKRVMFRRAMKRAMQNAMRLGAQGIKIMSAGRLNGIEIARTEWYREGRVPLHTLRADIDYAVSEAKTTYGIIGIKVWVYKGEMGSQPVQVAAPAEPEKKSRKPGAKHAAAN, from the coding sequence ATGGGACAGAAAATTCATCCGACCGGGTTCCGGCTGGCCGTTACCAAAAACTGGGCTTCCAAGTGGTACGCCAGCAGCCGTAACTTCGGCAAGATGCTGAACGAAGACCTGCAGGTACGTGAGTACCTGAAGAAGAAGCTCAGCCACGCAGCCGTGAGCCGCGTTGTCATCGAGCGTCCTGCCAAGAACGCCAAGATCACCATTTTCAGCGCCCGTCCGGGCGTGGTGATCGGCAAGAAGGGCGAGGACATCGAAGGTCTGCGCAGCGCACTGCAAAAGATGCTGGGCGTGCCGGTGCACGTCAACATCGAAGAAGTCCGCAAGCCGGAAACCGATGCTCAGCTGATTGCTGACAACATTGCTGCGCAGCTGGAAAAGCGCGTGATGTTCCGTCGTGCCATGAAGCGTGCCATGCAAAACGCCATGCGTCTGGGTGCCCAGGGCATCAAGATCATGAGCGCTGGCCGTCTGAACGGTATCGAAATTGCCCGTACCGAATGGTACCGCGAAGGCCGTGTGCCGCTGCACACCCTGCGTGCCGACATCGACTATGCCGTGTCTGAAGCCAAGACCACTTACGGCATCATCGGTATCAAGGTTTGGGTTTACAAGGGCGAAATGGGTAGCCAGCCGGTTCAAGTGGCTGCACCTGCCGAGCCGGAAAAGAAATCTCGCAAGCCGGGGGCTAAACATGCTGCAGCCAACTAG
- the rplE gene encoding 50S ribosomal protein L5, translated as MARLYDYYKSTVVPELIKQFGYKSIMEVPRIEKITLNMGVGEAVADKKVMEFAVADMQKLAGQKPVVTLSKKSIAGFKIRDNYPVGCKVTLRRERMYEFLDRLVTIAMPRIRDFRGVSAKSFDGRGNYNMGVKEQIMFPEIDYDKVDALRGMNITITTTAKTDDEARALLAAFRFPFKN; from the coding sequence ATGGCGCGTCTGTACGATTACTACAAGTCGACGGTGGTGCCGGAACTGATTAAACAGTTCGGCTACAAGTCGATCATGGAAGTGCCGCGGATCGAAAAGATCACCCTGAACATGGGTGTGGGTGAAGCGGTTGCCGACAAGAAGGTGATGGAATTCGCCGTGGCCGACATGCAGAAGCTGGCTGGCCAGAAACCGGTGGTGACCTTGTCGAAGAAGTCGATTGCCGGCTTCAAGATTCGTGACAACTACCCGGTGGGCTGCAAGGTTACCCTGCGCCGCGAGCGGATGTATGAATTCCTGGATCGCCTGGTGACCATCGCCATGCCGCGTATCCGCGACTTCCGTGGTGTGTCTGCCAAGTCCTTTGATGGCCGTGGCAACTACAACATGGGCGTCAAGGAACAGATCATGTTCCCGGAAATCGACTACGACAAGGTCGACGCACTGCGTGGCATGAACATCACCATTACCACTACTGCGAAGACGGACGACGAGGCTCGCGCTCTGCTGGCTGCGTTCCGCTTCCCGTTCAAGAACTGA
- the rpmJ gene encoding 50S ribosomal protein L36 translates to MRVQASVKPICRKCKVIRRNRVVRVICSDPRHKQRQG, encoded by the coding sequence ATGCGTGTACAAGCTTCTGTTAAGCCAATTTGCCGCAAGTGCAAAGTGATTCGTCGCAACCGCGTTGTGCGTGTCATCTGCAGCGACCCTCGGCACAAGCAGCGTCAAGGCTGA
- the rpsD gene encoding 30S ribosomal protein S4: MARYIGPKCKLSRREGTDLFLKSARRSIDSKCKIDVAPGQHGAKSGQRQSDFAVQLREKQKIRRIYGVLERQFRRYFEEAARRKGSTGENLLKLLESRLDNVVYRMGFGSTRAEARQLVSHCAILVNGQSVNIASYQVKASDVVSVREKSKKQTRIVEALALAESIGFPSWVSVDPKKMEGTYKSAPERSELSSDINEQLVVEYYSK; this comes from the coding sequence GTGGCAAGGTATATTGGTCCAAAGTGCAAACTGTCCCGCCGGGAAGGCACTGACCTGTTTTTGAAGAGCGCTCGTCGCTCGATTGATTCCAAGTGCAAGATTGATGTCGCTCCGGGCCAGCATGGCGCCAAGAGCGGTCAGCGTCAGTCCGATTTCGCTGTTCAGCTGCGTGAAAAGCAGAAGATCCGCCGTATTTATGGCGTGCTGGAGCGTCAGTTCCGCCGCTACTTTGAAGAGGCCGCCCGCCGCAAGGGTTCGACCGGTGAAAACCTGTTGAAGCTGCTGGAAAGCCGCCTGGACAACGTCGTTTATCGTATGGGCTTTGGCTCCACGCGTGCAGAAGCACGCCAGCTGGTGAGCCACTGCGCGATCCTGGTGAACGGCCAGAGCGTCAACATCGCCTCCTACCAAGTGAAGGCCAGCGATGTGGTGTCCGTTCGTGAGAAGTCGAAGAAGCAAACCCGTATCGTTGAAGCACTGGCACTGGCTGAGTCCATCGGCTTCCCGAGCTGGGTTTCGGTCGACCCGAAGAAGATGGAAGGTACGTACAAGAGCGCACCGGAACGTTCGGAACTGTCGAGCGACATCAACG
- the rplN gene encoding 50S ribosomal protein L14 yields MIQMQTRLDVADNTGARSVMCIKVLGGSKRRYATIGDIIKVSIKDAAPRGRVKKGDVYSAVVVRTAKGVRRADGSLVKFDSNAAVLLNNKLEPIGTRIFGPVTRELRTERFMKIVSLAPEVI; encoded by the coding sequence ATGATTCAAATGCAAACCCGACTCGATGTCGCGGATAACACCGGTGCACGCTCTGTAATGTGCATCAAGGTGCTCGGCGGCTCCAAGCGTCGTTATGCAACCATTGGCGACATCATCAAGGTGTCGATCAAGGATGCGGCGCCGCGTGGTCGTGTCAAGAAGGGCGATGTTTACAGTGCTGTGGTGGTGCGTACTGCCAAGGGCGTTCGTCGTGCTGACGGTTCCCTGGTGAAGTTCGACAGCAACGCCGCTGTGCTGCTGAACAACAAGCTCGAGCCGATCGGTACCCGGATTTTCGGGCCGGTGACGCGTGAGCTGCGTACCGAGCGCTTCATGAAGATTGTTTCGCTGGCGCCGGAAGTTATCTAA